DNA sequence from the Solidesulfovibrio fructosivorans JJ] genome:
CCCTCTCGCATTTCTTCTTCCGACGCCTCTTGTTCGCGTTGCCGGTCCAACTCGGCCAGCTTCTGGCAGCGCAGCTTGCGCAGTTTTTCGCCGGACACCGGGCCGCGCATGCGCTGTTTGCCGGGCAGGTGCACGGACAGCATGAGCCGCAGGTCCCGCTTGGCCAGCGGCCAGACGTCCGCGCCGCAGTCGGCGGTCACGAGCTCGAAGAGCGGCTCCACCAGTTCGTGCTTGTGCAGCCACGCGAGCATATCCACCCGGGTGGCGGCCCGAAGTTCCCCGTAGCGCGCCGCCTTCATGTGGAGCCGCGCCGCCGCGACCCCCGCCTCGCGCACCCGGTTGGGGAGCTTGAGGCGCTTGCCGAGTTCCTCGGCCACGTCGGCTCCGACGTCGTCATGGCCGTGGTGGCGCGGCCACTCGCTTTCGGGCGTGAGCGTCTTGCCCAGGTCGTGGCACACGGCCATCCAGCCGGCGATGGGCTTGCCGGCGAGCACGTCGACCAGGTCGCACAGGTGGGCGAACACGCTGCCCTCGTGGTGCTCGGGCGGTCCGGCCGGCACGTTTCGCGCGGCCTCGAGTTCCGGCATCCAGGGCAGGAGGCAGCCGGTTTCGGCCAGGAGATTGAAAAAGCGGGAGGGCTTGGCCGCATCCAGGGCCTTGCGCACTTCCTGGGCCACGCGTTCGGCGAAAATGTCATCAAGCGCCCCGCAGGCGGCTACGGCCCGCATCTGGGCGATGAGCTCCGGGTGGGCCGTGAAATCGGGCAGCGATGCCGCGAACCGGGCCGCCCGGTAGACGCGTAGCGGATCGTCGAACATGGACATCTCGCCGCAGGGACGCAAAATCCGGTCGCGCAGGTCGGACAGGGCCAGGGGATGGAAATGCAGCCGGCCGGCGATATGGCGCGAATCGCCCATGGCGATGGCGTTTATGGTCAGGTCGCGGGCGAGCAGGTCCTCGTTGATATCCCCGCCGCGCGGCCAGGCGTACTGGGCGCTGCCGAGCATGAAAACCGGAAAGGTCTTGCCGACTTGCCGGGCTCTTCGATACCTTCGCACAAACGCCTCGGGCGTGGCGTCGACGATGAGATAATCCTGGTCCATCACAGGGCGTCCCAACAGAATGTCGCGGACCGCGCCGCCAACGAGATACCGTTTCATGCATGACTCCGGGGCGGACATTGGCCCAAAAATCCTGAAAAATCCAGGGGGCGAAGTCTCCATGTCGCAAAACCCCTTCGCGGGCGGGGGCGTCTGGCTTTGGCGCGACGGCGCGGCGGATCTGGCCGCGCCGCTTTCCCCCGGAATTCTGGCCGGTTCCCATCCGTTGTGGGCGGCCGATGCGGCGCGGCTGGCCCCGTGGCGCGAGGTCGTCCTCGGCCCGGAACACGGCCCCGCCGCCGGCGGTTGGCTTGTGGCCGAAGGAGCCGCCGGCCAGGTTGCCGACGCCGTTTTGTGCGTGGGGCGCTGCGCCTCGAGCCTGGATGTGGCCCGGGCCTTCGCCGCGGCCGGGCTCTTGCCGCCCTTTTCCTCGGTGCTGGCCCTTTCCCAGACCAGCGGCCGGGGGCAGATGCGCCGGGACTGGGTTTCCCCGCCGGGAAACCTCTACGCCGCGCTTTCCTGGCCGGCCGACGCGGGCGCGCTCGGGAGCGCCGCGCCGGTGGTCGTCGGGGCCTGTTTGGCCGATGGGCTCTATGCCAAAGGGTTTGCGGCCAGGGTCAAATGGCCCAACGATCTTTTGGTGGATGGCGCCAAAGTGGGCGGCATATTGCTCGAAGA
Encoded proteins:
- a CDS encoding HD domain-containing protein, with the protein product MKRYLVGGAVRDILLGRPVMDQDYLIVDATPEAFVRRYRRARQVGKTFPVFMLGSAQYAWPRGGDINEDLLARDLTINAIAMGDSRHIAGRLHFHPLALSDLRDRILRPCGEMSMFDDPLRVYRAARFAASLPDFTAHPELIAQMRAVAACGALDDIFAERVAQEVRKALDAAKPSRFFNLLAETGCLLPWMPELEAARNVPAGPPEHHEGSVFAHLCDLVDVLAGKPIAGWMAVCHDLGKTLTPESEWPRHHGHDDVGADVAEELGKRLKLPNRVREAGVAAARLHMKAARYGELRAATRVDMLAWLHKHELVEPLFELVTADCGADVWPLAKRDLRLMLSVHLPGKQRMRGPVSGEKLRKLRCQKLAELDRQREQEASEEEMREGDPF
- a CDS encoding biotin--[acetyl-CoA-carboxylase] ligase; this encodes MSQNPFAGGGVWLWRDGAADLAAPLSPGILAGSHPLWAADAARLAPWREVVLGPEHGPAAGGWLVAEGAAGQVADAVLCVGRCASSLDVARAFAAAGLLPPFSSVLALSQTSGRGQMRRDWVSPPGNLYAALSWPADAGALGSAAPVVVGACLADGLYAKGFAARVKWPNDLLVDGAKVGGILLEERGGAVVAGIGINLSIAPDAALLRREHAVPAAALDAFGEVPGAVTLWAELVKSGQTCYLQCVAVSGARELSRFLEGRLAWMGREVHVRENDADGFRARIVGLTEDGGLRLRRGDQCPGQDLTLHSGSISLL